A window of the Streptomyces sp. NBC_00454 genome harbors these coding sequences:
- a CDS encoding OB-fold nucleic acid binding domain-containing protein: MSAEPRPEKPAKPAKPARPAGRFRRMIERLSTSQEELHSAELQEDAEAAGCTRICDCHDRQIVKVTGTLRTVTLRPRAGVPALEAELFDGSAALDVVWLGRRSIVGIEPGRRMIASGRISMSHGRRVLFNPKYELRPLGQEH; encoded by the coding sequence ATGAGTGCTGAACCGCGTCCCGAGAAGCCCGCCAAGCCGGCGAAACCCGCCAGGCCGGCGGGCCGGTTCCGCCGGATGATAGAGCGGCTGTCCACCTCGCAGGAGGAGCTGCATTCGGCGGAGCTGCAGGAGGACGCAGAAGCCGCGGGGTGCACGCGGATCTGCGACTGCCACGACCGCCAGATAGTCAAGGTGACCGGGACCCTGCGGACCGTCACCCTGCGGCCGCGCGCGGGCGTCCCCGCGCTGGAGGCCGAGCTCTTCGACGGCTCGGCCGCGCTGGACGTCGTATGGCTCGGGCGTCGCTCGATCGTGGGAATCGAACCCGGCCGTCGCATGATCGCCTCCGGGCGGATCTCGATGAGCCACGGCCGTCGGGTGCTCTTCAACCCGAAGTACGAACTCCGACCTCTCGGACAGGAGCACTGA
- a CDS encoding DUF3159 domain-containing protein produces the protein MTSLDKPATPQVDPSADPSADQKAVTQAALFDAFGGIRGTVETMLPGLLFVMIYTINKDVKSSAIAAGAVAVLLVIVRLLRKDTVKHAFSGVFGVGVGVAFALFTGSAKGFYLPGMIYGAGLGVAFTLSALVGFPLLGVILGPVFKENLSWRTRNPGRKKAYTKASLAWGLIFLAKYAILFPLYWWGDATQLGWVLIALKLPPMVLAVYFTWVFLAKAPPPIDVIAEWEAEEAAEKAAKAAKGQA, from the coding sequence GTGACGTCACTCGACAAACCGGCCACCCCCCAGGTGGATCCGTCCGCGGATCCGTCCGCCGACCAGAAGGCCGTGACCCAGGCGGCGCTCTTCGATGCCTTCGGCGGGATCCGGGGCACCGTGGAGACCATGCTCCCCGGGCTGCTCTTCGTCATGATCTACACGATCAACAAGGACGTGAAGAGCTCCGCCATCGCGGCGGGCGCGGTCGCGGTCCTGCTGGTGATCGTGCGGCTGCTGCGCAAGGACACGGTGAAGCACGCCTTCAGCGGGGTCTTCGGCGTGGGCGTGGGCGTGGCCTTCGCCCTGTTCACGGGCAGCGCGAAGGGCTTCTACCTGCCCGGCATGATCTACGGCGCCGGACTGGGCGTGGCCTTCACGCTCTCCGCGCTGGTGGGCTTCCCGCTGCTGGGGGTGATCCTGGGGCCGGTCTTCAAGGAGAACCTCTCCTGGCGCACCCGCAACCCCGGTCGCAAGAAGGCGTACACCAAGGCCAGCCTGGCCTGGGGGCTCATCTTCCTCGCCAAGTACGCGATCCTCTTCCCGCTGTACTGGTGGGGCGACGCGACGCAGCTGGGCTGGGTGCTGATCGCGCTGAAGCTGCCGCCGATGGTGCTGGCCGTGTACTTCACCTGGGTCTTCCTGGCGAAGGCGCCGCCGCCGATCGACGTGATCGCGGAGTGGGAGGCGGAGGAAGCGGCGGAGAAGGCCGCGAAGGCCGCGAAGGGTCAGGCCTGA